In one Streptomyces sp. T12 genomic region, the following are encoded:
- a CDS encoding amino acid transporter — translation MAATTEHPPPSRLRAWMLQGLSDMGKGHGPQDAHAEPEPAPKGQPWYRVMCLTGVDYFSTLGYQPGIAALAAGLLSPVATIVLVIVTLAGALPVYRRVAEESPHGEGSISMLERLLSFWKGKLFVLTLLGFAATDFLITITLSAADASTHLVENPHLNSALHDKQLLITLILVALLGAVFLKGFLEAIGVAVALVGVYLVLNAVVVAVGLYHVLTEEHVVTDWSNALTAEHGNVFVMIGVALIVFPKLALGLSGFETGVAVMPHVKGDPGDTEKQPAGRIRDTKKLLTTAALIMSCFLIATSFITTLLIPEKEFESGGEANGRALAFLAHEYLGGAFGTVYDVSTIAILWFAGASAMAGLLNLMPRYLPRYGMAPHWARAVRPMVIVFTLVAFLVTWIFDADVDAQGGAYATGVLVLISSAAIAVTIAARKAGQRHWTIAFAVISAVFLYTTVMNVIERPDGVKIGACFIAGIILISLLSRLLRAFELRVTSVTLDDMAERFVRDIASRRIRFIANEPDRRDKAEYRDKIEQIRNDNDMPEQEDFVFVEVTVTDPSEFEAGLTVRGDVMHGRYRVLTLESSSIPNALAALLLHVRDTTGCIPHIYFEWTEGNPFHNFLRFFLFGQGEVAPVTREVLREAEPDRDRRPRVHTG, via the coding sequence ATGGCCGCCACGACCGAACACCCGCCGCCCAGTCGCCTGCGCGCCTGGATGCTGCAGGGGCTGTCCGACATGGGCAAGGGCCACGGTCCCCAGGACGCGCACGCCGAGCCGGAGCCCGCCCCCAAGGGCCAGCCCTGGTACCGCGTCATGTGCCTCACCGGCGTCGACTACTTCTCGACCCTCGGCTACCAGCCGGGCATCGCCGCCCTCGCGGCCGGCCTGCTCTCCCCGGTCGCGACCATCGTGCTCGTGATCGTCACCCTCGCCGGCGCCCTGCCCGTCTACCGTCGGGTGGCCGAGGAGAGCCCGCACGGCGAGGGCTCCATCTCGATGCTGGAGCGGCTGCTGTCCTTCTGGAAGGGCAAGCTGTTCGTCCTGACCCTGCTCGGCTTCGCCGCCACGGACTTCCTGATCACCATCACGCTGTCGGCGGCCGACGCCTCGACCCACCTGGTCGAGAACCCGCACCTGAACAGCGCTCTGCACGACAAGCAGCTCCTGATCACCCTCATCCTCGTGGCGCTGCTCGGCGCGGTGTTCCTCAAGGGCTTCCTGGAGGCGATCGGCGTCGCCGTCGCCCTGGTCGGCGTCTACCTCGTGCTCAACGCCGTCGTCGTGGCCGTCGGCCTCTACCACGTCCTCACCGAGGAGCACGTGGTCACCGACTGGTCCAACGCCCTCACGGCCGAGCACGGCAACGTCTTCGTCATGATCGGCGTCGCCCTGATCGTCTTCCCCAAGCTCGCCCTCGGCCTCTCCGGTTTCGAGACCGGCGTCGCCGTGATGCCGCACGTCAAGGGCGACCCCGGCGACACCGAGAAGCAGCCGGCGGGCCGGATCCGGGACACGAAGAAGCTGCTCACCACCGCCGCCCTGATCATGAGCTGCTTCCTGATCGCGACGAGCTTCATCACCACGCTGCTGATCCCGGAGAAGGAGTTCGAGTCGGGCGGCGAGGCCAACGGCCGCGCGCTGGCGTTCCTCGCCCACGAGTACCTCGGCGGCGCCTTCGGCACGGTCTACGACGTCTCGACGATCGCCATCCTGTGGTTCGCCGGCGCCTCCGCCATGGCCGGCCTGCTCAACCTGATGCCCCGCTACCTGCCTCGCTACGGCATGGCCCCGCACTGGGCACGCGCGGTGCGTCCGATGGTCATCGTCTTCACGCTGGTCGCCTTCCTGGTCACCTGGATCTTCGACGCCGACGTCGACGCCCAGGGCGGCGCGTACGCCACCGGCGTCCTGGTACTGATCAGCTCCGCGGCCATCGCCGTGACCATCGCGGCCCGCAAGGCCGGGCAGCGGCACTGGACCATCGCCTTCGCGGTCATCTCCGCGGTGTTCCTCTACACCACCGTCATGAACGTCATCGAGCGCCCCGACGGCGTGAAGATCGGCGCCTGCTTCATCGCCGGCATCATCCTCATCTCCCTGCTCTCCCGGCTGCTGCGCGCCTTCGAGCTCCGCGTGACCAGCGTGACGCTGGACGACATGGCGGAACGATTCGTCAGGGACATAGCCAGCCGCAGGATCCGGTTCATCGCCAACGAGCCGGACCGCCGGGACAAGGCCGAGTACCGCGACAAGATCGAGCAGATCCGCAACGACAACGACATGCCCGAGCAGGAGGACTTCGTCTTCGTCGAGGTGACGGTGACGGACCCTTCCGAGTTCGAGGCCGGCTTGACCGTGCGCGGCGACGTCATGCACGGCCGCTACCGCGTCCTCACCCTGGAGTCGTCCTCCATCCCCAACGCCCTGGCCGCACTGCTCCTGCACGTCCGCGACACGACCGGCTGCATCCCGCACATCTACTTCGAGTGGACCGAGGGCAACCCCTTCCACAACTTCCTGCGCTTCTTCCTCTTCGGCCAGGGCGAGGTCGCCCCGGTCACCCGCGAGGTGCTGCGCGAGGCCGAGCCCGACCGGGACCGCAGGCCACGGGTGCACACCGGCTGA
- the gcvP gene encoding aminomethyl-transferring glycine dehydrogenase: MTAHRIPLAELEQGIPFEQRHIGPDHEARAKMLAHVGYGSLDELTAAAVPDVIKNADSLDLPGARTEAEVLAELRSLADRNQVLDSMIGLGYYGTFTPPVILRNVMENPAWYTAYTPYQPEISQGRLEALLNFQTMVADLTGLPTSGASLLDEGTAAAEAMALSRRMGKNKKGLFLVDADVLPQTIAVIETRAEPTGVEVVVADLSDGIPAEIASREINGVLVQYPGASGVVRDIKPVIEQAHELGALVTVAADLLALALLRSPGELGADIAIGTTQRFGVPMGFGGPHAGYMAVHEKFARSLPGRLVGVSVDADGNKAYRLALQTREQHIRREKATSNICTAQVLLAVMAGMYAVYHGPEGLKGIARRTHRYASILAAGLTAGGVEVVHGSYFDTLTVRVPAKAAEIVAAARQNGVNLHLVDADHVSVACDETTARAQLGAVWTAFGVEGDIEALDAVTEDAVPGALLRTDDYLTHPVFHQHRSETAMLRYLRRLADRDYALDRGMIPLGSCTMKLNATTEMEPVTWPEFGQLHPFAPAEQAQGYLTLIRELEERLAEVTGYDKVSLQPNAGSQGELAGLLAVRGYHRANGDEQRTVCLIPSSAHGTNAASAVMAGMKVVVVKTAEDGEIDVADLRAKIEQYRDELSVLMITYPSTHGVFEEHVADICAQVHEAGGQVYVDGANLNALVGLAKPGHFGGDVSHLNLHKTFCIPHGGGGPGVGPVGVRAHLAPYLPNHPMQPAAGPETGVGPISAAPWGSAGILPISWAYVRLMGGEGLKRATQVAVLSANYIAKRLEPHYPVLYTGPGGLVAHECIIDLRPLTKATGVSVDDVAKRLIDYGFHAPTMSFPVAGTLMIEPTESEDLTELDRFCEAMIAIRAEIEKVGSGEWPAEDNPLRNAPHTAGALGGEWEHAYSREEALFPAGVTVADKYWPPVRRIDQAFGDRNLVCSCPPLDAYED, from the coding sequence ATGACCGCCCATCGCATTCCGCTCGCCGAGCTCGAGCAGGGGATCCCTTTCGAGCAGCGTCATATTGGTCCTGATCATGAGGCCAGGGCCAAGATGCTTGCCCATGTCGGGTACGGCTCGCTCGACGAGCTCACCGCCGCCGCGGTGCCGGATGTGATCAAGAACGCCGATTCCCTTGATCTGCCGGGGGCGCGTACCGAGGCCGAGGTGCTCGCCGAGCTGCGGTCGCTCGCCGACCGCAACCAGGTGCTGGACTCGATGATCGGGCTCGGGTACTACGGGACCTTCACACCGCCGGTCATCCTGCGCAATGTCATGGAGAATCCGGCTTGGTACACCGCTTACACGCCGTATCAGCCCGAGATCTCGCAGGGGCGGCTCGAAGCCCTGCTGAACTTCCAGACCATGGTCGCCGACCTCACCGGACTGCCGACCTCCGGTGCCTCGCTGCTCGACGAGGGGACGGCGGCGGCGGAGGCCATGGCCCTGTCCCGGCGTATGGGCAAGAACAAGAAGGGGCTGTTCCTGGTCGACGCGGATGTGCTGCCGCAGACCATCGCCGTGATCGAGACCCGCGCCGAGCCGACCGGTGTGGAGGTGGTCGTCGCCGATCTCAGCGACGGCATCCCGGCCGAGATCGCCTCGCGTGAGATCAATGGCGTGCTCGTGCAGTACCCCGGCGCCTCCGGTGTCGTACGGGACATCAAGCCCGTCATCGAGCAGGCCCATGAGCTCGGTGCCCTCGTCACCGTCGCCGCCGATCTGCTCGCGCTCGCGCTGCTGAGGTCGCCCGGTGAGCTCGGGGCGGACATCGCGATCGGGACGACGCAGCGGTTCGGTGTGCCGATGGGCTTCGGCGGGCCGCACGCCGGCTACATGGCCGTGCACGAGAAGTTCGCGCGCAGCCTGCCGGGGCGGCTCGTGGGTGTGTCCGTGGACGCGGACGGGAACAAGGCGTACCGGCTGGCCCTGCAGACGCGTGAGCAGCACATCCGGCGCGAGAAGGCGACCAGCAACATCTGCACCGCGCAGGTGCTGCTCGCCGTGATGGCCGGGATGTACGCCGTGTACCACGGGCCCGAGGGGCTGAAGGGCATCGCCCGGCGGACGCATCGGTACGCCTCCATCCTCGCCGCGGGCCTCACGGCAGGTGGGGTGGAGGTCGTGCACGGCTCCTACTTCGACACGCTGACCGTGCGTGTGCCTGCGAAGGCCGCCGAGATCGTCGCCGCCGCCCGGCAGAACGGCGTCAACCTTCACCTCGTCGACGCCGACCACGTGTCCGTCGCCTGCGACGAGACCACCGCGCGGGCCCAACTGGGTGCCGTATGGACGGCGTTCGGGGTCGAGGGCGACATCGAGGCGCTGGACGCGGTGACCGAGGACGCCGTTCCGGGCGCGCTGCTGCGCACCGACGATTACCTCACGCACCCTGTCTTCCACCAGCACCGTTCCGAGACCGCGATGCTGCGCTACCTGCGCAGGCTCGCCGACCGCGACTACGCGCTGGACCGGGGCATGATCCCGCTCGGGTCCTGCACGATGAAGCTCAACGCGACGACCGAGATGGAGCCGGTCACCTGGCCGGAGTTCGGGCAGCTGCACCCCTTCGCGCCGGCCGAGCAGGCGCAGGGCTATCTGACCCTCATCCGCGAGCTGGAGGAACGTCTCGCCGAGGTCACCGGCTACGACAAGGTGTCGTTGCAGCCCAACGCCGGGTCGCAGGGTGAGCTGGCCGGGCTGCTCGCCGTACGCGGATACCACCGGGCCAACGGGGACGAGCAGCGGACCGTGTGTCTGATTCCGTCTTCCGCTCACGGGACCAATGCCGCCAGCGCCGTCATGGCCGGCATGAAGGTCGTCGTCGTGAAGACCGCCGAGGACGGTGAGATCGACGTCGCGGATCTGCGGGCGAAGATCGAGCAGTACCGTGACGAGCTGTCGGTGCTGATGATCACGTACCCGTCGACGCACGGCGTGTTCGAGGAGCATGTCGCCGACATCTGCGCGCAGGTGCACGAGGCGGGCGGGCAGGTGTACGTCGACGGCGCCAACCTCAACGCCCTTGTGGGGCTGGCCAAGCCGGGGCACTTCGGTGGCGATGTCTCGCATCTGAACCTGCACAAGACCTTCTGCATCCCGCACGGTGGCGGTGGCCCCGGGGTCGGTCCGGTGGGTGTGCGTGCTCATCTGGCGCCGTACCTGCCGAACCATCCGATGCAGCCGGCGGCCGGACCGGAGACCGGTGTCGGGCCGATCTCGGCCGCGCCGTGGGGTTCTGCCGGGATCCTGCCGATCTCCTGGGCGTACGTCCGGCTCATGGGTGGCGAGGGGCTCAAGCGGGCCACGCAGGTGGCCGTGCTGTCCGCCAACTACATCGCCAAGCGGCTGGAGCCGCACTACCCGGTGCTCTACACCGGGCCCGGCGGACTCGTCGCGCACGAGTGCATCATCGACCTACGGCCGCTGACCAAGGCGACGGGGGTGAGCGTCGACGACGTGGCCAAGCGGCTCATCGACTACGGCTTCCACGCGCCGACCATGTCGTTCCCGGTGGCCGGGACGCTGATGATCGAGCCCACCGAGTCCGAGGATCTGACCGAACTCGACCGGTTCTGCGAGGCGATGATCGCCATCCGTGCGGAGATCGAGAAGGTCGGGTCGGGTGAGTGGCCCGCCGAGGACAACCCGCTGCGGAATGCTCCGCACACCGCCGGGGCGCTGGGCGGGGAGTGGGAGCACGCCTACAGCCGTGAGGAGGCCTTGTTCCCGGCCGGGGTCACGGTCGCTGACAAGTACTGGCCGCCGGTGCGCCGGATCGACCAGGCCTTCGGTGACCGGAACCTCGTGTGCTCCTGCCCGCCGCTGGACGCGTACGAGGACTGA
- a CDS encoding molybdopterin-binding protein → MTLSIRNQLPGTITAITPGEVMATVKLRLNGGQDLTAAITLEAVEDLGLAEGTAVKALVKATEISLATAPVEGLSIRNQLPGTITGIATGGAMASVKIAVEGGALTAAITRDATTDLVLSPGAPVVALVKATEVALSTA, encoded by the coding sequence ATGACCCTGAGCATCCGCAACCAACTCCCCGGCACGATCACCGCCATCACCCCCGGCGAGGTCATGGCAACGGTCAAGCTCCGCCTCAACGGCGGCCAGGACCTCACCGCGGCGATCACCCTGGAGGCCGTCGAGGATCTGGGCCTGGCCGAAGGCACCGCCGTGAAGGCCCTCGTGAAAGCGACGGAGATCTCCCTCGCCACGGCCCCCGTCGAGGGCCTGTCCATCCGCAACCAGCTTCCCGGCACGATCACCGGCATCGCCACCGGCGGCGCGATGGCGTCGGTCAAGATCGCCGTGGAGGGCGGCGCCCTGACCGCGGCCATCACCAGGGACGCCACCACCGACCTCGTCCTCTCCCCCGGAGCCCCGGTCGTCGCGCTGGTCAAGGCGACGGAGGTCGCCCTGTCGACGGCGTGA
- a CDS encoding PRC-barrel domain-containing protein, whose translation MQTDIDPRNLIGRKAFDRSGTKIGTIDEVYLDDATGVPEWAAIRTGLFSRDAFVPLEPSELVEGTLHVPFDRALIKDAPDFGVGRHLSPEQELQLYHHYGLDVAPPSPPPDRDFGNLAGRETPEDNGPRPTHPHP comes from the coding sequence GTGCAGACCGACATCGATCCGCGCAACCTGATCGGCCGCAAGGCCTTCGACCGCAGCGGCACCAAGATCGGCACCATCGACGAGGTCTACCTCGACGACGCGACCGGAGTTCCGGAATGGGCGGCGATACGCACCGGCCTGTTCTCCCGGGACGCCTTCGTCCCCCTGGAGCCCAGCGAACTGGTCGAGGGCACCCTCCACGTCCCCTTCGACCGCGCCCTGATCAAGGACGCCCCCGACTTCGGCGTAGGCCGCCACCTCTCCCCCGAACAGGAACTCCAGCTCTACCACCACTACGGCCTCGACGTGGCCCCTCCCTCCCCGCCCCCGGACCGAGACTTCGGCAACCTGGCAGGCAGGGAAACACCAGAAGACAACGGCCCCCGGCCAACACACCCACACCCCTGA